Proteins encoded by one window of Procambarus clarkii isolate CNS0578487 chromosome 92, FALCON_Pclarkii_2.0, whole genome shotgun sequence:
- the LOC123775053 gene encoding zinc finger C4H2 domain-containing protein, producing MSGGMADERDRAVYMKLEALKDIRAKVVAVERLRGRLAQEVEVVQAEEASLAEYRAEMELLLQEKMAHVEELRQIHADINAMESIIKSAEDLRNKSLEHARRLYDEYHPLKQEVSRLATQQLGHDLNLPNLTAEDDPVPPDFFEKAGVEWSMDHDDLRGGGLSLSSLGAMSAPPSFLSPSAPMPTPLRATPHKADQRPLPPPPGPPTPAFRQQPPPMKSCLSCHQQIHRNAPICPLCKAKSRSRNPKKPKKKD from the exons ATGTCAGGAGGAATGGCAGACGAGCGAGACCGGGCAGTTTATATGAAATTAGAGGCCTTAAAGGATATAAG GGCCAAAGTTGTAGCAGTGGAACGCCTGCGAGGCAGATTAGCCCAGGAGGTGGAAGTGGTGCAGGCAGAGGAGGCCAGTCTTGCTGAGTACAGGGCCGAGATGGAGCTGTTGCTACAAGAGAAGATGGCCCATGTAGAAGAACTACGGCAAATTCATGCTGATATCAATGCA ATGGAAAGCATTATAAAATCAGCGGAGGACCTGCGTAATAAAAGCTTAGAGCATGCAAGACGGCTCTATGATGAGTACCATCCCCTTAAGCAGGAGGTCAGCCGTTTGGCCACACAGCAGTTAGGACATGACCTTAATCTACCAAATTTAACAGCTGAAGATGACCCTGTTCCACCAGA CTTCTTTGAGAAAGCAGGAGTGGAGTGGAGCATGGACCATGATGATCTtcgtggtggtggtcttagtTTGTCTTCTCTTGGTGCCATGAGTGCCCCGCcctccttcctgtccccctcggcTCCCATGCCTACGCCTCTCCGAGCCACGCCTCATAAAGCAGATCAAAGacctctgcctcctcctccagggccacCTACTCCAGCTTTTAG GCAACAACCACCGCCCATGAAGTCCTGCCTCAGCTGTCACCAGCAGATTCATCGCAATGCTCCCATTTGTCCATTGTGCAAGGCTAAGTCACGATCACGCAACCCCAAAAAGCCAAAGAAGAAAGATTAG